In a single window of the Natronosalvus caseinilyticus genome:
- a CDS encoding NAD(P)-dependent oxidoreductase: MGTWNALVDPDIQPAEILRDAVTPAIDLEFDEPDTESSLIDALSGKEVLFTTSRLSVTERVLADTELEVIAKLGTGIDNVDLDAARDHDVTVTHTPGMNALSVAEHTVTLLLGIARRVGETQELLSDGNWRDTAPQGTLLSGKTIGIFGYGNIGRRVAKLLTGFNVQTLAHDPYVHEVESELTDTDIVSIERLLEESQMICVNAALTEETRGTFDEAAFNAMRDRVLLVNTARGPLVDTDALIDALQSGKVAGAGLDVFETEPLPADSKLHELDNVITTPHVAAMTEEYRERGITTLARNTLILLDNGSVDNEFLAVAPEVR; the protein is encoded by the coding sequence ATGGGGACTTGGAATGCGTTGGTAGACCCTGATATCCAACCGGCAGAAATACTCCGCGACGCCGTCACACCAGCTATCGACCTCGAATTTGACGAACCAGACACCGAATCATCACTTATCGATGCACTCAGCGGCAAGGAAGTCCTGTTTACTACGTCCCGACTTTCTGTGACAGAACGGGTACTGGCCGACACAGAGCTCGAAGTGATTGCGAAACTCGGCACAGGCATCGACAATGTCGATCTCGATGCTGCTCGTGACCACGACGTCACAGTTACTCACACACCAGGGATGAACGCACTATCCGTTGCTGAGCACACCGTCACGCTGTTGCTTGGCATTGCACGTCGAGTAGGTGAAACTCAGGAACTCCTGAGCGATGGTAATTGGCGTGATACCGCTCCACAAGGGACACTCCTCTCGGGGAAAACAATCGGTATTTTTGGCTATGGGAATATCGGACGCCGGGTTGCCAAACTGCTTACGGGATTTAACGTGCAGACGCTTGCCCACGATCCGTACGTCCACGAGGTCGAATCGGAACTCACCGACACGGACATAGTCTCCATCGAGCGCCTGCTTGAGGAGAGTCAGATGATTTGTGTGAACGCCGCACTCACCGAGGAGACACGTGGAACGTTCGACGAGGCGGCTTTCAATGCGATGAGAGATCGCGTTCTGCTCGTAAATACTGCACGGGGGCCTCTCGTCGACACTGACGCATTGATCGATGCCCTCCAGTCTGGAAAGGTCGCTGGCGCAGGCCTCGACGTATTTGAGACAGAACCACTACCAGCTGACTCGAAGCTTCACGAACTGGATAACGTCATTACGACACCACACGTCGCCGCGATGACGGAAGAGTACCGAGAACGTGGCATCACTACACTTGCACGAAATACGCTGATACTTCTGGATAACGGATCGGTAGACAACGAGTTTCTTGCAGTTGCTCCGGAGGTTCGATGA
- a CDS encoding HpcH/HpaI aldolase family protein, whose amino-acid sequence MDQSNSFRSSIENGDVVFGTSADTFAPSLVELYGELGIDFVWLDFEHHGPSPWDSHVIENLTRAAELGGTELLVRVPESDPAMIRKVLDTGVRNILIPRVDTAEEARTAVEASRYVYQEEPGERGNSTARTNTWRNVDRYLKTEDEQVCIGVMIEKATATDNIEEILSVPDLGFAFIGPSDLSVQMGYPSDKNHPEVHRRVQEVREKCNAAGIPVGCIKSDPDEATKAIDDGYQIVRITSEFGAVQEVVRDRLNRIRS is encoded by the coding sequence ATGGATCAGTCAAATTCCTTCCGGAGTAGTATAGAGAACGGCGATGTCGTATTCGGGACGAGTGCCGATACATTCGCTCCCAGTCTGGTAGAACTCTACGGAGAGCTTGGTATCGATTTCGTCTGGTTAGATTTCGAACACCACGGTCCGAGCCCTTGGGATAGCCACGTCATAGAGAACCTCACCCGCGCGGCCGAACTCGGTGGTACGGAGTTGCTCGTGCGAGTTCCAGAGAGCGACCCGGCAATGATTCGGAAAGTACTGGATACCGGCGTAAGGAACATCCTCATACCTCGTGTCGATACTGCAGAAGAGGCTCGAACCGCCGTCGAGGCGTCACGGTATGTATATCAAGAAGAACCAGGTGAACGAGGAAACTCTACGGCACGTACGAACACCTGGCGAAACGTCGACCGATACCTGAAGACTGAGGACGAACAGGTGTGTATCGGCGTTATGATCGAAAAAGCGACTGCTACTGACAATATTGAGGAGATTCTTTCGGTTCCAGATCTCGGGTTTGCATTTATCGGACCTTCCGATCTCTCGGTACAGATGGGCTATCCGTCCGACAAGAATCACCCGGAAGTCCATCGCCGCGTTCAGGAGGTGAGAGAAAAGTGTAACGCAGCGGGAATTCCCGTTGGATGCATCAAGAGTGATCCGGATGAAGCCACCAAAGCAATTGACGATGGGTATCAAATTGTACGAATTACTAGTGAATTCGGTGCCGTTCAGGAAGTCGTTCGCGACCGTCTAAACCGTATTCGCTCGTGA
- a CDS encoding HD domain-containing protein produces MDYGSIVRRQFTELQEVTDESLRNQIVKVWTKALRESSFESPDDLPWWPPRQNNIGQDETTTSHVHDVTRCAIAIADALATHSDVDVDRNLVIAGSLLHDVSKVYEVTQDGTTLLQELVPHPHYSIHLLASAGCSLHLQHIVLSHSNSSSVEPKTLEAKIVQAADELVVEGAYAQGAGLLVDPSA; encoded by the coding sequence ATGGACTACGGATCGATAGTTCGTCGGCAGTTCACCGAACTTCAGGAAGTCACAGACGAGTCGCTACGGAACCAAATCGTGAAGGTCTGGACGAAGGCACTCAGAGAGAGTTCGTTTGAGAGTCCGGATGACCTTCCATGGTGGCCACCACGCCAGAACAATATTGGCCAAGACGAAACCACCACTTCACATGTTCACGACGTAACAAGGTGTGCAATAGCGATTGCAGATGCTCTTGCTACACACAGCGACGTTGACGTAGATAGAAATCTTGTCATCGCAGGCTCCCTTTTGCACGATGTGAGCAAAGTATACGAAGTAACGCAAGATGGGACAACACTTCTTCAGGAACTCGTCCCCCATCCGCACTATAGCATCCATCTACTCGCGAGCGCTGGTTGTTCATTACATCTTCAACATATCGTCCTCTCTCATAGCAATTCGTCGTCAGTCGAACCGAAGACACTCGAGGCGAAGATCGTGCAAGCAGCAGACGAACTCGTCGTTGAGGGTGCGTACGCGCAAGGAGCTGGATTACTTGTTGATCCCAGCGCGTGA